In the Chroococcidiopsis sp. SAG 2025 genome, one interval contains:
- a CDS encoding HPP family protein gives MKDISKTAAKPNTNSSSMTKLTKAMSTFELTSKQQQFQQYQQQLEQQQQQLIIQQQQLEQLTAELAALRNNRPQPTWSVRFNSTRLKNFLAKIHGSSKYQPRFPLKQIVFSYIGSFIGIAALAYISVSTHYPLIAAPFGAAAVLLFAAPDSPLAQPRNCIVGNFLGGLVSLIMVHLFGSEPWVMALAVATAIKVMQLTKTLHPPGGAVALVGVMSRAEWSFLFTPVLAGSIVLVFCTFVFNNLMPGRTYPKHWL, from the coding sequence ATGAAAGACATTAGTAAAACTGCGGCAAAACCAAATACAAATTCTAGCTCTATGACAAAACTTACCAAAGCTATGTCTACCTTTGAATTGACTAGCAAACAACAACAATTCCAGCAGTATCAACAGCAACTAGAACAACAGCAACAGCAATTAATTATTCAGCAGCAACAACTAGAGCAACTCACAGCCGAACTAGCTGCTTTAAGAAATAATCGTCCCCAGCCTACATGGAGCGTTCGATTTAACTCGACTCGACTCAAAAATTTCTTGGCTAAAATTCACGGCAGCTCTAAATATCAACCCCGCTTTCCTTTAAAACAAATTGTTTTTTCTTACATAGGTAGTTTTATTGGCATTGCCGCGCTAGCTTACATCAGCGTTAGTACGCATTATCCTCTGATCGCAGCTCCTTTTGGAGCGGCTGCCGTTTTATTATTTGCTGCACCCGATAGTCCTCTAGCACAGCCACGCAACTGTATTGTAGGCAATTTTCTCGGCGGATTAGTCAGCTTAATTATGGTACATTTATTCGGCTCAGAACCTTGGGTTATGGCTTTAGCTGTTGCTACAGCAATCAAAGTCATGCAACTGACAAAAACTCTCCATCCACCAGGAGGAGCGGTTGCTTTAGTAGGAGTGATGAGCCGTGCTGAATGGAGTTTTCTGTTTACACCAGTATTAGCAGGTTCAATTGTTTTAGTCTTTTGTACTTTTGTTTTTAACAATCTCATGCCAGGTAGAACTTATCCAAAACACTGGCTGTAA
- a CDS encoding PstS family phosphate ABC transporter substrate-binding protein, whose amino-acid sequence MSSQKNETDVLVLTLLIVAGGLAGGFWWLTRNSSTSVELSDPQPRSISTPNTSDITSDPELSGSSFSGVSGIPKGLFSYGGSTSWAAIRQAIDPQIRAAYPEFQLRFVEPTNASPGTSIGIRMLIEGRLTFAQSSRPLQDREVSRAQQRGFNLKEIPVAIDGLAIAVHPSLNIPGLTLAQLKAIYTGKANNWKQLGGPNLPIQPYSRPMSEGGTVELFIQDVLAGQALAANVEFVGTTTQALQKLASNRGGIYYASAPEIVPQCRIRPLPLGRQSGQFTPPYQEPLVTANNCPQRRNQLNTDAFQTGQYPLTRNLYVVVKQDDDLAQQAGEAYAKLLLTQQGQSAIANAGFVRMR is encoded by the coding sequence ATGTCGTCGCAAAAAAATGAAACAGATGTTCTCGTTCTGACTCTGTTGATCGTAGCTGGGGGTTTAGCTGGCGGTTTTTGGTGGCTGACGAGAAATTCTAGCACTAGTGTCGAACTCAGCGATCCTCAGCCAAGATCGATTTCCACCCCCAACACATCCGATATAACTTCAGATCCAGAATTGAGTGGCTCAAGTTTTAGCGGTGTTTCAGGCATTCCTAAAGGGTTATTCAGCTATGGTGGTAGTACTTCTTGGGCGGCAATTCGACAAGCGATCGATCCGCAAATTAGAGCAGCTTATCCAGAATTTCAGTTACGGTTTGTAGAACCGACAAATGCTTCCCCAGGAACCAGTATTGGTATTCGGATGCTGATTGAAGGTAGGCTTACCTTTGCTCAGTCGTCTCGACCCTTACAAGATCGAGAGGTATCTCGCGCTCAGCAAAGAGGATTTAATTTAAAAGAAATTCCGGTAGCAATTGACGGTTTAGCGATCGCAGTTCACCCCAGCCTAAATATACCAGGACTAACCTTGGCACAGCTTAAAGCAATTTATACTGGGAAGGCAAATAACTGGAAACAACTCGGTGGTCCTAACCTGCCGATTCAACCTTATTCCCGTCCGATGAGCGAGGGTGGTACGGTCGAGCTTTTCATACAGGATGTTCTAGCAGGTCAAGCATTAGCTGCCAACGTTGAATTTGTCGGTACGACAACTCAAGCTTTACAAAAGCTAGCTAGTAACCGTGGCGGAATTTACTACGCCTCGGCTCCAGAAATCGTACCTCAGTGTAGGATTAGACCCTTACCGCTAGGTCGTCAATCAGGGCAATTTACTCCTCCCTACCAAGAACCTTTAGTAACAGCGAATAACTGTCCTCAGCGGCGCAATCAGCTCAATACCGATGCTTTTCAAACCGGACAATATCCTCTGACACGCAACTTGTACGTTGTCGTCAAGCAGGATGACGATTTAGCACAGCAAGCAGGAGAAGCTTATGCTAAGTTACTGCTGACGCAACAAGGACAGTCGGCGATCGCCAATGCTGGATTTGTGCGAATGCGATAA
- a CDS encoding Crp/Fnr family transcriptional regulator, translating to MHSPSASPESQRPFLTWQRILDWAQEHYRVRSFSKDERIPARPGLLYLVQRGAVRLVGTAQVSATSQLSSRRINRTPEEAFLGFVGAGQPFEIVAQSPFTLQAYAHVEPTLVVWMYWHDLDNWPHFRREVLDAFRYQHQRKLLWLSALGQRRTIDRLLGFLTLLVEEYGQPATSEEDPEILRGYSLPFTLTHAQIGSAIGSTRVTVTRLMGKLRQRGLLIAQEDNLICLPADSINRAS from the coding sequence ATGCATTCCCCATCCGCTTCTCCAGAGTCACAAAGACCATTTTTAACCTGGCAACGGATTCTTGACTGGGCGCAGGAACACTATCGCGTTCGCTCTTTTAGTAAAGACGAACGCATTCCAGCTCGACCTGGACTGCTCTATCTCGTTCAAAGAGGTGCTGTGCGACTTGTAGGTACAGCTCAAGTTAGCGCAACTAGTCAGCTATCATCTCGGCGCATCAACAGAACACCTGAAGAAGCTTTTTTAGGCTTTGTTGGCGCTGGACAGCCGTTTGAAATTGTTGCCCAATCTCCGTTTACGCTCCAAGCTTATGCCCACGTAGAACCCACTTTAGTCGTGTGGATGTACTGGCATGACTTGGATAACTGGCCCCACTTTCGGCGGGAAGTTCTCGATGCATTTCGCTACCAACATCAGCGCAAGTTACTGTGGCTGAGTGCTTTAGGACAGCGACGGACGATCGATCGTCTCTTGGGATTCTTAACCCTGCTGGTAGAAGAATATGGGCAACCTGCGACAAGTGAAGAAGACCCCGAGATTCTGCGCGGATACTCTCTACCGTTTACGCTGACGCACGCCCAAATTGGTAGTGCGATCGGTTCGACGCGAGTTACCGTAACTCGTTTAATGGGTAAGCTACGTCAACGCGGTTTACTTATCGCTCAAGAAGATAACCTCATCTGTTTGCCAGCCGATTCAATCAATCGAGCGAGTTAG
- a CDS encoding DALR anticodon-binding domain-containing protein, translating to MNHRSPPLAELTPKQALLQQIQAALSLYILDTPSLTDRKSYFPLQLSKQRPVVYRCAIAFKLSQLVNSPTIEVAQSISQLIAQQNHQQNLIFQVVSPGWIDLELTQPSLAAWLQHWIGTLPSLGSRERFGAGSRGDKGAKNNRQPLTVNRQLPITNSLFPIQYAHARCCSLLKMAHGENIITIKSKNSDIKSSCLQVISPQPIPWLSEAKICLYHPSELNLLIESIAVLDELYCPAPTRKSLNWLKVALNLSQAFQTFYSQCRIWGEVKNQNLNLAQGRLGLVAIAQSLFRILLVEVLNSCAPLEL from the coding sequence GTGAATCACCGATCGCCTCCATTAGCTGAGTTAACACCTAAGCAAGCGCTGTTACAGCAGATACAAGCAGCGCTAAGTTTGTATATATTAGACACTCCATCCTTGACAGATCGCAAAAGTTATTTTCCTTTACAGTTATCTAAACAGCGTCCGGTTGTTTACAGGTGCGCGATCGCATTTAAATTAAGTCAACTTGTCAACTCCCCAACTATAGAAGTTGCGCAATCTATATCGCAGCTAATTGCCCAACAAAACCATCAACAAAACTTGATTTTTCAAGTTGTTTCCCCAGGGTGGATCGACTTAGAATTAACTCAACCCAGTCTGGCTGCTTGGTTGCAACACTGGATTGGGACACTACCCAGTTTAGGGAGTAGGGAGCGCTTCGGTGCAGGGAGCAGGGGAGACAAGGGAGCAAAAAACAACCGTCAACCGTTAACTGTCAACCGTCAATTACCAATTACCAATTCCCTCTTTCCCATTCAGTACGCTCATGCTCGTTGTTGTTCTCTATTGAAAATGGCTCATGGGGAGAACATAATTACAATTAAGTCAAAAAACTCTGACATTAAGTCTTCATGTCTACAAGTCATATCACCTCAACCTATTCCTTGGTTGAGTGAAGCAAAAATTTGTTTGTATCACCCATCCGAGTTAAATTTACTCATCGAATCGATCGCAGTATTAGACGAGCTTTATTGTCCCGCGCCTACTCGTAAGTCTTTAAATTGGTTGAAAGTAGCTCTGAATCTGAGTCAAGCTTTTCAAACTTTTTATAGTCAATGTCGCATTTGGGGAGAGGTCAAAAATCAAAATCTCAACTTAGCACAAGGGCGACTTGGCTTAGTAGCGATCGCTCAATCTCTATTCAGAATACTCTTAGTAGAAGTACTAAATAGTTGCGCACCCTTAGAACTGTGA
- a CDS encoding Cof-type HAD-IIB family hydrolase, whose product MNQEIKLLVLDIDGTIAGKSNQINTKVKKAIQAVRAKGIQVAVATGRMYRSALRFHHEIDSTLPLLAYQGAWIQDPATQKMHRHWTVAKQTAIQLLDYFEQPELRSLLSVHFYINDRLYVRELTSETRLYSERSGIEAIAVGDLRQALTTEPTKVLALCDDTEIIDNLLSSLRQQYTPAELYLTKSVATFFEATNPSINKGVGVRYLAEELLGIAAANVMAIGDNFNDVEMLEYAGIGVAMGNAPSDVQAIAQWVAPSVEQNGVAVAIEKFLL is encoded by the coding sequence ATGAACCAAGAAATTAAATTACTCGTCCTCGATATTGATGGGACGATCGCGGGTAAGTCAAATCAAATTAATACCAAAGTTAAAAAAGCGATTCAAGCGGTGCGGGCAAAAGGCATACAAGTGGCTGTAGCAACAGGACGAATGTATCGTTCTGCTTTGCGTTTCCATCATGAGATAGATTCGACTTTGCCCTTACTTGCCTATCAAGGTGCTTGGATTCAAGATCCAGCTACCCAGAAGATGCACCGTCATTGGACTGTTGCCAAGCAAACAGCAATTCAACTGCTAGATTATTTCGAGCAACCTGAATTGCGATCGCTGCTTTCGGTTCATTTCTATATTAACGATCGCCTCTACGTGCGCGAACTGACTTCCGAAACCCGACTTTACTCCGAACGCTCTGGGATTGAAGCGATCGCGGTGGGAGATTTACGCCAAGCTTTAACAACAGAACCAACGAAAGTATTAGCGCTGTGCGACGACACCGAAATCATTGATAACTTACTCAGCAGTCTGCGCCAGCAATATACTCCTGCTGAACTATACCTGACTAAATCCGTTGCTACCTTCTTTGAAGCAACCAACCCTTCGATCAATAAGGGTGTAGGCGTGCGTTACTTAGCTGAAGAACTCCTGGGAATCGCTGCTGCTAACGTGATGGCAATTGGTGACAACTTTAACGATGTAGAGATGTTAGAGTATGCGGGGATCGGTGTAGCGATGGGTAATGCTCCATCTGACGTACAGGCGATCGCTCAGTGGGTAGCGCCTAGCGTCGAGCAAAATGGTGTTGCAGTTGCAATTGAAAAATTCTTACTTTAA
- the rpsD gene encoding 30S ribosomal protein S4, with protein sequence MSRYRGPRLRVVRRLGDLPGLTRKNARRSYPPGQHGQARKKRSEYAIRLEEKQKLRFNYGLTEKQLLRYVRRARRVTGSTGQVLLQLLEMRLDNTVFRMGMAPTIPAARQLVNHGHVMVNGREVNIASYQCRPGEVIGIKNKAQSRQLVENNLQYPGLANLPSHLEFDKNKLEGKVNSVIEREWVALQVNELLVVEYYSRQA encoded by the coding sequence ATGTCCCGCTATCGAGGACCAAGACTAAGAGTTGTTCGTCGCCTGGGCGATCTGCCAGGTTTGACTCGGAAAAATGCCAGACGCTCCTACCCACCTGGACAACACGGACAGGCTCGCAAGAAGCGTTCTGAGTATGCTATTCGTTTGGAAGAAAAGCAAAAGCTCCGCTTTAACTACGGCTTGACTGAAAAGCAGTTGCTGCGTTACGTGCGGCGGGCAAGAAGAGTGACTGGCTCTACCGGACAAGTGCTGTTGCAACTGTTGGAAATGCGTTTGGATAATACCGTTTTTCGCATGGGTATGGCTCCCACAATCCCAGCAGCGCGGCAGCTAGTCAATCACGGTCACGTTATGGTAAACGGTCGTGAAGTTAATATCGCTAGCTATCAATGTCGTCCAGGGGAAGTCATTGGGATTAAAAATAAAGCGCAATCGCGGCAGTTAGTAGAAAATAATCTCCAGTATCCTGGTTTAGCAAACCTACCCAGCCACCTCGAATTTGATAAGAATAAGCTGGAAGGTAAAGTTAACAGCGTGATTGAGCGCGAATGGGTCGCCCTGCAAGTGAACGAACTGTTGGTAGTTGAATACTACTCCAGACAGGCTTAA